A single Natrinema pellirubrum DSM 15624 DNA region contains:
- a CDS encoding DUF5800 family protein: MTTLAFDDEGVDVVYEGTEFRLEKDLIEEATEKSYYDVTDHEVLQIVAEQPNLQGEPRRVGDILD, translated from the coding sequence ATGACTACGCTCGCATTCGACGACGAGGGCGTCGACGTCGTCTACGAAGGCACCGAGTTCCGTCTCGAGAAGGACCTGATCGAGGAAGCCACCGAGAAGTCCTACTACGACGTGACCGACCACGAGGTACTACAGATCGTCGCCGAACAGCCGAACCTGCAGGGTGAGCCACGACGCGTCGGTGACATTCTAGACTGA
- a CDS encoding DUF420 domain-containing protein has translation MEYVPRERVRLLTGVLSVVSLAVVFAAAGGRIPASSVPAAPEWVIDAIPAVNAIISAVAIGTIAVGWRAIRRGAIGRHRVAMLSSFGLFATFLALYLYRLTVMGGPSDFPGPATIEQFVYLPLLAIHILLAIVCIPLLYYVLLLAASRPVAEIPATSHARIGRVAASLWLVSFSLGIVVFVLLHVVY, from the coding sequence ATGGAATACGTCCCTCGAGAGCGCGTGCGCCTGCTTACCGGCGTGTTGAGCGTCGTGTCGCTAGCGGTGGTCTTCGCGGCCGCCGGCGGCCGGATCCCCGCCTCGAGCGTGCCCGCCGCCCCGGAGTGGGTCATCGACGCGATTCCGGCGGTCAACGCCATCATCAGCGCGGTCGCGATCGGGACGATCGCGGTCGGCTGGCGGGCGATCCGCCGCGGCGCGATCGGCCGGCACCGGGTCGCGATGCTGTCGTCGTTCGGGCTGTTCGCGACGTTTCTCGCGCTCTATCTCTATCGACTGACGGTGATGGGCGGACCGTCGGACTTCCCGGGGCCGGCGACGATCGAGCAGTTCGTCTACCTGCCGCTGCTGGCGATCCACATCCTGCTGGCGATCGTCTGTATCCCGCTGCTGTACTACGTTCTCCTGCTTGCGGCCTCGCGGCCGGTCGCGGAGATCCCGGCGACGAGCCACGCCCGGATCGGCCGCGTCGCGGCGTCGCTGTGGCTGGTCTCGTTCTCGCTGGGGATCGTCGTCTTCGTGTTACTCCACGTGGTCTACTGA